From a single Nostoc sp. MS1 genomic region:
- a CDS encoding histidine kinase, whose translation MLKHDSMQVSQDQPIYSEASLQLLLFVDGRPQSKQQVQRIRAYLKELQAEYNFELQIIDVGQQPYLAEHFKLVATPALIKIHPEPRQTLAGSNIITQLKNWWPRWQASAEAYVKLQEELQQERIDDNGLVVQPQSTISSIAVSSELLRLSDEIFNLKQEKEKLIEQLQFKDRVIAMLVHDLRNPLTAAAIAIETLQSNYNPDIGTFQRLKPALVVNLLRQARTQTKSIDKMIAELLQVGRGSDTEFIIIPQKTEIGSLCLEILAQLRDRYTTKAQKVETDIPQDLPCVYADPERIRQVLINLLDNAIKYTPEGGTISIAGLHRTTQKIQFSIGDTGPGIPIENRERIFENHYRLERDEAKDGYGIGLSLCQRIIRAHYGQIWVDSNPHGGAWFHFTLPVYPA comes from the coding sequence GTGCTGAAACACGATTCCATGCAAGTTTCCCAGGATCAGCCTATTTATTCTGAGGCTTCACTCCAGCTGTTGTTGTTCGTTGATGGACGACCTCAGTCCAAACAGCAGGTGCAGCGTATCCGTGCTTACTTAAAAGAATTACAGGCTGAGTATAACTTTGAACTTCAAATTATTGATGTCGGACAACAACCATACTTAGCAGAACATTTTAAGTTAGTCGCTACACCAGCGTTAATTAAGATTCATCCCGAACCCAGGCAGACTTTAGCCGGCAGCAACATCATCACCCAACTCAAGAACTGGTGGCCGCGATGGCAAGCCTCCGCAGAGGCTTATGTAAAATTGCAGGAAGAGTTACAACAAGAGCGTATAGATGACAATGGTCTAGTGGTGCAACCTCAATCAACTATTAGTTCTATTGCCGTTTCTTCTGAATTGTTGCGCCTTTCAGATGAAATTTTTAATCTCAAACAAGAAAAAGAGAAATTAATAGAGCAGTTACAGTTTAAAGACCGAGTGATTGCCATGTTAGTTCATGACCTACGTAACCCACTAACAGCAGCTGCGATCGCCATCGAAACCCTACAGTCTAACTACAACCCAGACATCGGTACATTTCAACGCCTAAAACCTGCTTTAGTCGTCAATCTCCTCAGACAAGCCCGTACTCAAACCAAATCAATAGATAAAATGATTGCGGAGCTATTACAAGTTGGTAGAGGTTCTGATACAGAGTTCATAATTATACCACAAAAAACTGAAATTGGCTCACTGTGTTTAGAAATACTAGCGCAATTGCGCGATCGCTACACAACCAAAGCGCAGAAAGTTGAAACAGACATTCCCCAAGACTTACCCTGTGTTTACGCCGACCCCGAACGCATTCGCCAAGTACTGATAAACTTGCTAGACAACGCCATTAAATACACACCAGAAGGTGGCACAATTAGCATTGCTGGATTACATCGTACTACACAAAAAATACAATTTAGTATTGGTGACACAGGCCCTGGTATTCCCATAGAGAATCGAGAGCGCATATTTGAAAATCACTATCGTCTAGAGCGAGATGAAGCTAAAGATGGTTACGGCATCGGCTTATCTTTATGTCAAAGAATCATCCGCGCCCACTACGGACAAATCTGGGTAGACTCTAACCCCCACGGCGGAGCGTGGTTTCACTTTACACTTCCCGTATATCCTGCGTAG
- a CDS encoding PleD family two-component system response regulator, producing MSGISPYSLSKKPPLILVADDDKIIRMLLREAMEREGYRVVEVTDGKQCLDAYETVKPDIVLLDAMMPVMDGFICCKELLQIARNNLISALANLDNDAELGSTMISRLWERTPIIMITSLNDAESVDRAFEAGATDYITKPIHWPVLRQRLRRLLQQAQVYKQLEAANLALQHLANVDGLTGLANRRRFDNYLNTQWINLVQEGAPLSLILCDIDFFKFYNDQYGHPAGDICLQRVGAVLSYKVQKHRDLVARYGGEEFAVIMPYTHADGATYVAKNIQYSVRNLQIPHRKSIISDHITLSMGVATVIPTWESSPSELIATADKALYQAKEAGRNRICQLTVNS from the coding sequence ATGTCAGGCATAAGCCCATATTCTCTTTCTAAAAAACCACCCCTTATTTTAGTCGCAGATGATGACAAAATCATCCGTATGCTATTGCGTGAAGCTATGGAAAGAGAAGGCTATCGAGTGGTAGAGGTAACAGATGGTAAACAGTGTCTGGATGCTTATGAGACAGTAAAACCAGATATAGTTTTACTGGATGCAATGATGCCTGTAATGGATGGTTTTATTTGCTGTAAGGAATTATTGCAAATTGCCAGAAATAACTTAATTTCCGCTTTAGCAAATTTAGATAATGATGCTGAATTAGGTAGCACAATGATTTCCAGATTATGGGAACGTACTCCTATCATCATGATTACAAGTTTAAACGATGCAGAATCCGTAGATCGTGCTTTTGAGGCGGGAGCGACTGATTATATTACTAAGCCCATCCACTGGCCTGTATTGCGTCAACGTCTGAGAAGATTGCTACAGCAAGCACAAGTTTATAAACAGCTAGAGGCGGCTAACTTGGCTTTACAGCATTTAGCCAATGTAGACGGCTTAACTGGATTAGCAAATCGCCGTCGCTTTGATAATTACTTGAATACACAATGGATTAACTTGGTACAAGAGGGCGCTCCTCTGTCACTGATTTTATGTGATATTGACTTTTTTAAATTTTATAATGACCAATATGGACACCCAGCCGGAGACATCTGTTTACAAAGAGTAGGTGCTGTTTTAAGCTACAAGGTACAGAAACATCGAGATTTAGTAGCTCGTTATGGCGGTGAAGAATTTGCCGTAATCATGCCGTATACTCATGCAGACGGAGCAACTTATGTCGCCAAAAACATCCAGTACAGCGTTAGAAATTTGCAAATTCCCCACCGCAAATCAATTATCAGTGACCATATTACCCTGAGTATGGGTGTAGCAACTGTCATTCCTACTTGGGAGTCTTCGCCATCCGAGTTAATTGCAACTGCGGATAAAGCTCTTTATCAGGCAAAAGAAGCAGGACGTAATCGGATTTGTCAGTTGACAGTTAACAGTTGA
- a CDS encoding isopenicillin N synthase family dioxygenase: protein MTMIPLINLAGFKNGDIQTHQNVVKQIYQACHEVGFMYLQTGISPEILEQVFSFSKKFFDLPIEVKQQLAWSDEFSNLGYVAIERESLNPKQPGDLKEAFNINIQVDSENSNPSPHSLTLLATTRGTDATHRLLPTPLSPDKEPLIIAFYQACTELANTVLEALALALELPVDFLTIRHNQHHHTLRLLHYPPVQTLPKQGQVRAGEHCDYGSITLLFQDEVGGLEVQTKNGQWIAAPKIPDTVIVNTGDLMQRWTNDVFCSTKHRVIIPNDHRVERSPMAGGSLSRYSIAFFCHPNNDTEIACLKSCQQGKAPIYPPVLAGEYLISRLQATY, encoded by the coding sequence ATAACGATGATTCCATTAATCAACTTAGCTGGGTTTAAAAATGGTGACATCCAAACTCACCAGAATGTAGTAAAACAAATATATCAAGCTTGCCATGAAGTTGGCTTTATGTATTTACAAACAGGAATATCGCCAGAAATACTTGAGCAAGTATTTAGTTTCAGTAAAAAATTCTTCGATTTACCTATAGAGGTGAAACAGCAACTAGCTTGGAGTGATGAATTTAGTAATTTAGGCTATGTGGCAATAGAGAGAGAAAGCCTTAACCCTAAACAACCAGGTGATTTAAAAGAGGCTTTTAATATTAACATACAGGTTGATAGTGAAAATAGTAACCCCTCTCCTCACTCCTTAACGCTACTTGCTACAACGAGGGGAACCGACGCAACGCACCGGCTACTTCCTACACCTCTTTCTCCAGACAAAGAACCACTAATTATTGCTTTTTATCAAGCTTGTACAGAACTGGCTAATACTGTACTAGAAGCTTTGGCTTTAGCTCTAGAATTACCAGTTGACTTTTTGACAATTAGACATAATCAACATCATCATACTTTACGCCTGCTACACTATCCTCCCGTGCAGACATTACCCAAGCAGGGACAAGTACGTGCAGGGGAACATTGCGACTATGGCAGTATTACATTACTGTTTCAAGATGAGGTAGGTGGGTTAGAAGTTCAGACAAAAAATGGCCAGTGGATTGCCGCACCAAAAATTCCTGATACAGTCATAGTTAATACTGGTGATTTAATGCAACGGTGGACAAATGATGTATTTTGCTCAACTAAACATCGCGTGATCATTCCCAATGATCATAGAGTAGAGCGATCGCCTATGGCGGGTGGATCATTGTCGCGCTATTCTATTGCTTTTTTCTGCCATCCCAACAATGATACAGAAATTGCTTGCCTGAAAAGTTGTCAACAAGGAAAAGCACCTATCTATCCGCCCGTGCTTGCGGGAGAATATCTTATAAGTCGTCTACAAGCAACCTATTAG
- a CDS encoding NAD(P)/FAD-dependent oxidoreductase, with amino-acid sequence MKTYDWTVVGGGITGAALAYELVKVGFSVLLLEKDAVVQNATRYSYGGLAYWSGSTELTRQLCQEAIARYNILSQELDTDIELRELDLLLTIPADSDPEATARLYAQCVVPPRLLSVSEACELEPLINKGAIAGALTVKHGHIHPQKTAQAYIQAFLRAGGELQISEWDGTTTHSDNVVICAGGLSRQLLKSLGIFLKVYFTHAEIIEISPVDWRLNTLVMPANLQRFQLETASTKVDELWDEPGNQPVLPILDAGAVQFLDGSLRVGQISRVITDPYAVINPEESENWLRQSISQVLPTLGNLPGSWHHCLVAFSSNSLPIIGAIPELAGVYIFSGFSNPLVFVPPLAKRFAQFLAGKEDEIIPQLSP; translated from the coding sequence ATGAAAACTTACGACTGGACTGTGGTGGGTGGGGGAATTACGGGTGCTGCACTCGCCTACGAATTAGTGAAAGTGGGTTTTAGTGTACTTCTACTAGAAAAAGACGCTGTAGTGCAAAATGCTACCCGTTATAGTTATGGTGGTTTAGCTTATTGGTCTGGTAGTACAGAACTTACTCGGCAATTATGCCAGGAAGCGATCGCCCGATACAATATCTTATCTCAAGAGTTAGATACTGATATTGAGTTACGGGAATTAGATTTATTACTGACAATACCTGCCGATAGTGATCCAGAAGCTACTGCTAGGTTATACGCTCAGTGTGTAGTACCGCCACGCTTACTCAGTGTATCAGAAGCTTGTGAATTAGAACCACTCATAAATAAAGGAGCGATCGCAGGTGCTTTAACTGTCAAACATGGTCATATCCATCCCCAGAAAACAGCGCAAGCATACATTCAAGCTTTTTTACGTGCTGGTGGTGAGTTACAAATTAGTGAGTGGGATGGAACAACTACTCACAGTGATAACGTAGTCATTTGTGCAGGTGGACTCAGCCGACAGTTATTAAAATCGCTAGGTATTTTTCTCAAAGTCTATTTTACCCATGCAGAAATTATCGAAATTTCTCCTGTTGATTGGCGACTAAATACTTTAGTTATGCCAGCTAATTTGCAACGATTTCAACTAGAAACTGCCTCTACTAAAGTTGATGAATTATGGGATGAACCGGGTAATCAACCTGTACTACCAATATTAGATGCGGGTGCAGTTCAGTTTTTAGATGGCAGTTTGCGCGTAGGACAAATTAGCCGCGTGATAACAGATCCTTATGCTGTAATTAATCCTGAAGAAAGTGAAAATTGGTTACGACAAAGCATCAGTCAAGTTTTACCTACATTGGGTAATTTGCCAGGAAGTTGGCATCATTGTTTAGTTGCATTTAGTAGCAATAGCTTACCTATAATTGGTGCTATTCCCGAATTAGCAGGCGTGTATATTTTCTCTGGTTTTAGTAATCCTCTAGTTTTTGTACCACCTTTAGCAAAACGATTTGCTCAATTCTTAGCAGGTAAAGAAGATGAAATCATTCCTCAATTATCACCATAA
- the ilvD gene encoding dihydroxy-acid dehydratase yields the protein MSENFRSKVVTQGVQRSPNRAMLRAVGFQDADFTKAIVGVANGYSTITPCNMGINRLAERAEAGVKLAGAMPQIFGTITISDGISMGTEGMKYSLVSREVIADSIETVCNGQTMDGVIAIGGCDKNMPGAMIAIARLNIPAIFVYGGTIKPGHYNGRDLTVVSSFEAVGEYSAGKINDDELLAVERRACPGAGSCGGMYTANTMSSAFEAMGMSLPYSSTMSAEDDEKADSTEESAKVLVEAIRHQLLPKQIITRKSIENAISVIMAVGGSTNAVLHFLAIARAAGVELNLDDFETIRGRVPVLCDLKPSGRYVATDLHQAGGIPQVMKMLLVHGLLHGDCITITGKTIAEVLADVPDEPSPSQDVIRPWNHPMYAQGHLAILKGNLATEGAVAKITGVKKPVITGPARVFESEESCLDAILAGKIKAGDVIVIRYEGPKGGPGMREMLAPTSAIIGAGLGDAVGLITDGRFSGGTYGMVVGHVAPEAAVGGNIALVEEDDSITIDANSRLLQLNITEEELASRRAKWQPRPPRYTKGILAKYAKLVASSSVGAVTDLDLFNQ from the coding sequence ATGTCGGAGAATTTTAGAAGCAAGGTTGTCACACAAGGGGTGCAGCGATCGCCTAATAGAGCTATGCTCCGGGCGGTTGGTTTTCAGGATGCAGATTTTACCAAAGCTATTGTAGGTGTTGCCAATGGCTACAGTACAATTACCCCTTGTAACATGGGGATTAATAGACTAGCCGAAAGAGCCGAAGCAGGTGTAAAACTAGCTGGAGCAATGCCGCAAATATTCGGTACAATTACCATTAGTGATGGCATTTCTATGGGAACGGAAGGGATGAAATATTCCCTAGTTTCCAGAGAGGTAATTGCCGACTCCATTGAAACCGTTTGTAACGGTCAAACGATGGATGGGGTAATTGCTATCGGTGGTTGTGATAAAAATATGCCAGGAGCAATGATTGCGATCGCCCGGCTGAATATCCCGGCTATCTTTGTTTACGGTGGTACTATTAAGCCAGGACACTACAACGGTAGAGATTTAACCGTCGTTAGCTCTTTTGAAGCTGTGGGTGAATACAGCGCTGGCAAAATTAACGACGATGAACTATTAGCAGTCGAACGCCGTGCTTGTCCAGGTGCAGGTTCCTGTGGTGGAATGTATACAGCAAATACTATGTCAAGCGCCTTTGAAGCGATGGGTATGAGCTTACCTTATTCCTCCACAATGTCAGCCGAAGATGATGAAAAAGCAGACAGTACAGAAGAATCAGCCAAAGTATTAGTAGAAGCAATACGCCATCAACTATTACCCAAACAGATTATCACCCGTAAATCCATAGAAAATGCCATCTCTGTGATTATGGCGGTGGGTGGTTCAACTAACGCCGTGTTACATTTTCTGGCGATCGCTCGTGCGGCTGGTGTAGAACTAAATTTAGATGACTTTGAAACTATCCGTGGTCGTGTACCCGTTTTATGTGATCTCAAACCCAGTGGTAGATACGTCGCCACAGACCTGCATCAAGCAGGCGGTATCCCCCAAGTGATGAAGATGTTATTGGTACATGGTTTACTCCACGGCGACTGTATCACCATCACAGGTAAAACCATTGCTGAAGTTTTAGCAGATGTCCCCGATGAACCATCACCTAGCCAAGATGTCATTCGTCCTTGGAATCACCCGATGTATGCTCAAGGTCACTTGGCGATACTCAAGGGTAATTTAGCTACTGAGGGTGCTGTTGCCAAAATTACTGGGGTGAAAAAGCCTGTAATTACTGGCCCGGCGCGAGTGTTTGAATCGGAAGAATCCTGCTTAGATGCGATTCTGGCAGGTAAAATCAAGGCTGGTGATGTGATTGTTATCCGTTACGAAGGCCCTAAAGGTGGCCCCGGTATGCGAGAAATGCTTGCACCGACTTCAGCAATTATTGGTGCAGGTTTAGGGGATGCAGTCGGGTTAATTACTGATGGCCGTTTTTCTGGTGGTACTTACGGGATGGTAGTCGGACACGTTGCGCCGGAGGCGGCGGTTGGGGGTAACATTGCTCTGGTCGAAGAAGATGATAGTATCACCATCGATGCTAATTCTCGTTTGCTACAGTTAAATATCACTGAAGAAGAACTAGCAAGCCGCCGTGCTAAATGGCAACCCCGTCCACCTCGTTATACTAAAGGCATTCTGGCTAAATATGCCAAGTTGGTTGCTTCTAGTAGTGTTGGTGCTGTTACTGATTTAGATTTGTTTAATCAATAA